From the Alphaproteobacteria bacterium genome, the window CGATGCGCGGCGGGCGGCGGGGATCTCGTCGCCGTGCGGGTGGCGCGGCTTCGTGATGCAAGGCCGACGACTCGGATACTTGCTCGCGATGGCAGCACCCGGGCTATTGAAACGCGAATCGAATGCCGGCGGCTCGGCGATGGTGCGCCGGCGAAGGTGCCCCGGCGATGGTGAAGGAGTGACGTCATGAGCGATCAGCAGCTTTCTCCACGCGCGCGCCGCGGCGGCGCTCGGGAGGCCAAGCGTGCGGCACGGCTCGCGAGTGCAGCCGTCTCGGTTCCCTTCATTACCCGCAACATCCCGTACTACGAGGTGCTCGGCGAGGAAGGGTTGTCGCTCATCGAGCACAACGCCGATACCGTGCTCGAGGAAATCGGCATCGTCTTTCATGGCGACGAGGAGGCGCTCAAGGTCTG encodes:
- a CDS encoding trimethylamine methyltransferase family protein, whose translation is MSDQQLSPRARRGGAREAKRAARLASAAVSVPFITRNIPYYEVLGEEGLSLIEHNADTVLEEIGIVFHGDEEALKVWREAGADVDGERVRYPRGMCRAIIQKNAPKEYVQYARNPQRNVVMGGKNTVFAPAYGPPFVRDLDKGRRYGTIE